In Solanum lycopersicum chromosome 3, SLM_r2.1, the genomic stretch ATCCTGCAAACTAATGAGTTACTTCATTAGTCATTATAGACAACATTAATTGCATAATCTGACCTAATATAATTAGAATGTTCTCTAGCTGATTGTCGTTAGAGAACTTAGATCTTGTCGAACCATATGGACAACAAACATTGTACCCATGGTAATTTGTTTATTGTAGAAACTGTAATCGCCAGAGAAGTGGTCGTTTCAAGATAGTTTAATTGTAAACGGAAAAACAAATAGAATAGAGTGCGACTGAAACGCCCTCTTTCATCTTTCATTTCTTCAACCAAAACTAATACGTATAAATCTAACTGCTCAGACACTGTGTATAGCTGATATTCTTACCTGACAACCTCAGCACTTCAAACGCATAGTCTGCAATGTTCTCTTCAACAAATACTTGGATTTCATTTTCTAAGACATCTTTCCTCGACAGATAAAGATAAAGTAAATCTAGCGCTGCTATTTGAACTTGATTATCAGAAGAAAGCAGGGGGCCTTTGACTGCCTCTGCAAACAAGATAGCTAGAGGCCCATCTGATATCTGCTCATTTGTTTCCATCAAGTGGTCAACATCATAACAACTCCTGCTCCTTGTGCCAATTATAGAAGTAGTTTGAAAGAATCCTCTTTGCATCATTACTGTTAAGAATGCTGCATAAACAAAGAGTATCACTGATTTGACAAATGCGAGAGATGAGATTATCTTGCAGAAACTCCAACATCAGCAGCATCTTATCTCCTTTTCCTTATGGGAATGGTGGGGGAAGGGAGGGGAGAAGAGAGAGATAATCAGAGCTCTGGTGAAGAGTGCATAGAACTTTGCTAGTCAAGTCAGCAGCAAATATACACGCAAAACTTTTTATCAGTCAGAGTATATCCGAGGTGTGAACAGATTTATGGAGCCTGTTTACCACAACATTAGGCTCAAGAGCCACAAAATCTCTACATTCAAATGATTTCTCAAGGAGATATATGGCTATTCCTATAATGCATTCTCGCTTTTTAGCAACCATACTTCCCTGGTATACTTgtcaaatatatcataaattagtCAATTATCACCATATACTCCTCTTATTTTGCAATAATCCAAGTATAAAATGGTTAACTGTCAAGATATTCGCTGGAAAATCAAATTCAGAGATGCAAATGCTCAAGAAGCAGAAACCGGTAATGTGAAAGAAGCTTACCTATACAGTTTAAGCGAACATCATCACTTTGAGCTTTCATCAGAACTGCCAGTGCTAAGTGTAGGAGCTTCGAGAAATGACCAAATAAACTAGGAGGATCTTCACCATCTTGAGACCCATTGAGTAGGAATAATTTGTATAGAACAAACAGGATTTCCCCCTGAATATCTTCACTGTACTCAAGAAGGAATTGACCTTCAGGGCTTTGTTTAAGGCAAAATGAGATAGCCACTGTCTCAGTTTCAAGAGTCACCTGGACAATTGAAGGCCACTGACGAGATTGAAAATGAGGGCATCCGTTTCTTCGAGACAATAGGAATGGTTTTTTTGGTAATCCAAGAGAAGACCTAAGCAGtgaagcttttttttttaaaaaaaagggtcaGATTACATGTATTAGAGGAAAACATATGTCACTGCAAATACAGAAATAAATATAGAAACTACAAATTCTCTGTGCAAATTGAAGGCTGAGTTATCTCATTAAAATCCAATGTGTATTTGACAGATATCAGGCCAATGATACCAAGACAGAACCACTAAGTATAACTTCTTCCTATTTCTTGTTCATTATAGCTTCTCAATGAGAAAATCAATTACATACAGTGTACCATCTCCAAAATGAGCAATTTGTTCATAGACGTCAGCAGCAAACATGAACCGAATAGAATGTGAAGCTACTCTAAAAAGGTTGTGAATCATCATGAGGAAACATATAATTGGTGTCATTACAATGCAACTCAAATTTTTCCCAAATTCAAAATCATTTACAGTTCCTCCCATcttttatttgcttattttgtAACATCGTATAAGTGTTTTCCTCCACAAGTCTTCTTATGGACTTGAACACTGGCATTGAAACTTGAAATAACTACCTAAGCAGGTTTAAGCTTTACTCACTGCTCTggataaaactaatattttctcAGGAATCATTCTGACTGTGATTTTCCAATCAAATCTGCAACAGTGTCGGTGACTAAACTTAAGCTGTTAGTCAATGTCATTGACTCACTGAAATTGAAAGCAGTGCCAAATAACTGTGGAAAAGCTACTATAAAAGCTATATTTGATTATAGGATTGAAGAGTGAGCAATATAGCTATAATGCTAAACCTGTTCttagtataaattttaatagGATCTTCAAGATCATTTTCAGTGCTGAAAGCTTTACTGATCACAGTCGGCTGTATGCCACAGAACAAAGTTGCACAATGCTGAAGGACACTGAGGAAATTAGAAAAATCAGATACTTAACTCAGTTCcacttttatttccttattagTCCATTTTAGAGTGACACACTTCTAtgcaaattaataaatcactTGATTGTAGGAGTATATGTTGTATCATGTAAGGCTATATCTATGTAACTATACCTTCTACAGCTCCCTTCTAAATTACACCTCCATAAATTGGAAATTTAAGAGTTAGTACAGAGGGAAAAGTTACCGAGTGGAGCTGTCTCTGACTCCAAGCTAAAGAGCCGCTGGAAAGGCGATCTGCTAGCCGAGCCACAAACTCTGCATGCACATCGCAGTCTGGAGCTTCACACAACTGCATAATCAAATCCATAGTTTGCTTGGCTATGGGTTCATCATAGAAGGAAGATAGAACACCGACGAGAGGCGAGATTAGGAAATGAGAGTGGAATGTGAAGAAGGTTTGGCGGAAACTCGGTTGGAAAAGCGCGATAGATAACTGAGAGAGAGCATAGGACACGTGAACGGTCGGCGATCTCGGATTGGAAATGAGATTAGACAAGCAGAGCAGACAAATTGATCCTCCTTCATCAGTTGGGATAATCAAAGTCGAGCTATGGCCTTGTGCGCATGTTAACGGTGGTTCCAGCGATGGCGACGGTGGTGAGTGGGGGAGTTGAGAAGTGGCGAAATACATATTTTGTTGCTGTAGTACTACTGTGTGCGTGAGTGAAGAGACTGGCTAGTGCGATGGAGAAGGTGTGGGATGGATAGCAAAGCGGGAGAAAAAATCTTTGACGCCTTCTGCTTTCAAATTccaaatatgtataaaaaaaataataataataataaagttatgTTGAACTTATAAAATTTCTCTTTTAGCAAGTTACATTGGAAAAATCTGGACTTCTCTacagaaaattataattttgatatgataGTGGATTGCCCTATTGTACTCTTAAActtgtcaaataaaaaattaaaattaaaatattacagaaaaaaattattctttttaaacaaattaaaagaaaaacaaatcaatcttttttaaatagagaaaagaagaaaaagatattttttataaacaaattaaaagaaaaacaaaatcgatcttttttaaatagagaaaagaagaaaaaggataaACACAAGAAACATGAATTCATTCACTAATTGTACACATGGTTGTTGAACTTTTTGAGAATAGATACACTCCgcctaaattttatttgtaacaCTGTTAATTTGAGAAGATGAAAAATTACAGCTCTTTAATATCTGATGTTTGAATCAACGAAAGTCATCGACGAACCGTGTGTCAGATCCCAGATCGTAGGTGGGATCTCGTGGTTCAGTTTCAGACTTACGAAAAAATTAGGATGTAAAGATAACACATACAACCATGGTCCACGGTCCGTTGATGGACCCATGAACCATAGATTGGTTTCGTCGTTGGAGTCCAGAGTTTGATGGTCTCTGATCCCACCCACGGTCAACTAGTACAATCCATGGTTGGACCTATGGACTGTAGGTTTGGCCATAGGTGAGGGTCAACATTTATATTAGAGAAAAATGGATATTGGGTCAACTTCAGACGCTCAAATATTTTAGCACCAAATGAATTAGGTGACCCatgatatatcaaattaaaaataatttaatcatcTTTCCGACGTCACCGAGTTTGCTAAAATTCAAGctcaaagtaaaaaattatgctCATTTTAGTGAAACCCTGTTAGACAGACCATGAACCACAAAGTAATTCAAATGAGGGTTCGTCAATCCTTCGTGGATGACCTTCGTCATTTTTAGTTCagactttttcattttattttgtgtgtatgtgtgtttgaatctttatttaatattcatcaatttatgAGTGGTATATGAGGGGAATGAAGAGGAGATAAAAGTTATCTCATGTATGTGATGCTCTCTTTTCTTgtaaatgatttctaaaaagTCTGAAGTCCAAAGATGCTCATCTTGTGATGAtgaaagaatttgaaaatgatGCGATATTAATTCGGTCATAGGCACTCCAACAAGCTTAAATAGCTATCAATAGACGTGTTTGAATTAACTCGGAAAAACAATGTCCTTTCATTTTATAAAGATTATAATAGGTGTGAAAATGgattaaaataacattttttttcgaGTGAACCGCAAATTTAGGtgtctattttttaattttttgtaaaaaagttGGGGGGATTTTATGTAGTGagttgaattttttctttttaacagCCCATCttgccaaaataaaaataaataaaaacaatgagaaaataagaagtttaaataaataaattagtagtTAATAGTAGGGTTAGAGAAGAGGGAAAATACGAGTTGCTCGCTTCACATTTTAGTACTAAACTGGAACCGGCTTCTCAGGAGGAGTTCAAACCGGTGATTTTCTCAGCTGTCCATGTAAGTCTTTCATGATGTTATACTCCATATTTATACAGTCGGCAATTGTATACCTCCATCACAATCTCCATCCTGCATCCTCTTTGTTCGATGAAATTCCTCTATGGAGGAGATCGCTtcgttttattttttacaattttctttagttattgcattgttctaatatatatataatgactaTATGTTTTTAGCAATCTAGTCTCAGTCATGCTGGCTGCTAGACTTTTCGGGAGGACATTCTTGGCGGCGGCCAAATCAGAGAGTTCAGCCGCTCCAGCTGCTGCTAGAACCCTTAATCCACTTGAGCAGTTTTTTGAAGTGGATAGAACCCCGGAGGATGATAAGCCTGTCGTCTATGGTAATGTCCCTTTCATATTCTCTGTTgaatgttaaagaatgacaaaaattcACATCGATTAATGAGATGGGTTGGCTCCTTCTAAATCAAAATTATCcacgcaccagatgctaagcagAGGTGGGGATACTAAGCagaggtggggtgttaaagaatgacaaaagtctcatATCAGTGGTTTGAGATGGGTGAACTCCTTATAAGCTTGGGCAATACTCCTCTAGCTTTTGGGGTTTATTGTTGGCATAACTGGCTATACTTCTTTTTAGAATGATCTCTACTGCTTGTGTTTTCTATAACATGTATGTCCAAAGTACATTTCATTGGTCTTTAAAGGGTTACTTATTGTGCTGGTATGCAAAGAAGTTTAGAATAGCAAATAACTGGCTACGCACATACTAGCCCTAGTTCCGTCTAATTTGATCTTTATTATCATATATAAGTGACATATGTTTAGGTAGTTCTTGGACAAGGGCAAGCAGCTGCAAAAATATAGTAATTGTTCAACAagttctaaaagctaaaacttATGCAATGTACTGGAAGATATTCTGCAATGTTTGGTTCTTGTCACTGATAGATAATCAATGAATACAAACTTCTTGGTTAAAATCCACAAAAATGACATCTTCCAATGGACTATTTTACGTAAATTGAAACCAGGTATCACGGATACTACTCTTAGATGTTCAATTATCCAATCTAGACCGAAAATTGAAAACCTAGTTGCAAATATTTAAGATCATAGCTTATTGGAAGTTTCATTTTACTCTAAATAAAAGGTTCTCGCCCGGTGGCTTAAGTTGTGTAACAGCTCAAAAGTCTATCATTACTGCTGTGTCATTTCAATTCCATGTTACGCCAAAAACAGTAAAAATTACATTTCTACTTATCCTTGATGTTAAATACATCTTCTGTTTTActgtttaaaaaaattgcacTTCTTTCCTTCCAAATGATCCACCATGTGGCTGTAGGAAGTGAGTTCCATGTCTACATCTTTGCCTCCCCTAGCCTGTGTATGTGCCAACATTGCATTAATTCGTTAGATATCCTTTGCACTTTCCAGTTAACCCCCATTATATTTAGAATAAAGTCTGAGATCTGTTTTGTTTAATTGTAATATATGAAGAGGTAGTTCACATCCTCACTTTATTTCTCACACAGAGAATATCCACTGCATATATTTACCCCTCCTGAAAGATTCCTTGAGTTATACATGCTCCTTGGACCACCAAACAAGCACTCTACCTTCAAAGGGGTTGAAAAAGTTTCCATTCTATTGTTGTGTGGTTTTACATCATTATGGCAAGCTCCTTAGATTCCTCTACTATTGCCTCAATAagttcttcatcattctcaacTTGTAGTTAGGGCTTTTATTTCAAGTGTATCTGTTGGCCTCTTCATTTCTATAAATGCTTTGGCTGCTGCTTTGGTATATTTGGTTCATGTTGGATAGTAAAACACTAAAATTACTATTGGCTATCCCTAGGTATTACATAGTGGTAAATGAAGTTAGAATCAAGACTGTTAGACCAAAGTTTGATTTGGGCAGGGTCACCTTCATCCTGGGGAAGGATACAAGTATCCATGGATTCAAGGTGCATACAAGTTGGTTTGGACACCAATTTTTATCAGGAAAAATTACCCCTTAGGTGAAGTTTCACCTTGTTGAGCTTTTGGCAGCTCAGAAACtattacatatttgatttaGTTGAAGCCTGGAATGTTAAATgtgatatattttaaacaatACTAAGATCAAAAGTAGGATATAAAAATGATTAGGGAGAGAAAAACACTACTCCCCTTTATCATGTTATGTGACACTTCCTTTTTTAGTTTGTCCCAAGAGACAGGCTCTTCTCTCTTAAATCCAACTGTTTGATCTTATTATATAGCTGGTTTAAACAGGCCCCTGTAACCACTGTTGAACTCTTTTTGGATTATGTCGGCTCTTTAGTGATTTAGTAAATTCTTGTACAGAAGCAGACCCCTTCGGTTGCTGTAATTTTTTGCTTTGCCTCTCTGTGATGCCTTCTAATGAAATCTCCTtacttcatttaaaaaaaaagacttttctctcttttttgaatttcataatCTAGCATTTCCATTTGACTTTAATGACACGAGTTGTTGGGACCTACTTAATGTAAAAGTTCATTCTTTCATTGGGAGATAGAAAGTAAAGAACATGTGTAACTCTAACCATCAAAAggataattttgttattttcggCATATGTTTGGCTTACATGTCAAAAGTCTtcttaaatttcttaaatttcgtgcTCGTCAAAACACCTTCAATAAAATAGAACAAAGGGAGTCTTCTattgcataatttttaaaaagctaTAAACTAAGTACCAAAGTTGTTGCGGGAATGATATGCTTTGGTTATCGACGAAGTATTCCAAAGGTGACGAGCTTTTCATACTAGTTGTTACCATATACTACAATACTATTGAATAGCCTGGCTTGGGGCTAAGATAACTCAAGTGGGAGAGTTGTGTTATGGGGTGATCTTATTTCACGGTTCAGTGAGtactttttttctaattatgtAGACCCATGATTGAAATGCCATAAAACTTTCAAATTCCTTTTTACTTTTTGGATTCCTTGACAACAAACACCTTCCCCTTTGTTAGAaacgaaaattttaaaataaattggatGTGACTGAATAGTACCTAGAGGCAAGAGCATTCCCTTGCGATAATTTATTATGCAGAGTCAAACATTCAAAGATTGATCTTTTCTTCAAAGACAAATACAATTGGATTGGCATTGAACCTCAGGAGAGGCTGCCTTCTCAAGGCATTGCTGACATTTAGTTGTCCTTGAGCATTGGCTTAGTTTGGGgatcttttattttgtttaaatgtcTTTTAAAACCCTCTCAAACCACGTTTGCAATAGTCAAAGTGGTAGGACCCCAACAGTTCAAAGGGAAACTTCGGCTAGGAAACTTCTATTGGGACTCGTCTTGATTACCAATTTGAATCTACTGATAGATACTCATAATGTACACAATATCtactatttttgtatttcaagaTAGAATGGCCAttcaattttcttctcttttctgaTTTCTATAATGTTTCAATAAAATTTCTCGAGTTCTAATTTGCAATTTCACATGAAGCGCAGTAGTTCATAAACTACTACATAAGTATGAAACTGATTCTTTCACTTTAAACGTGTAAGCAATGAGATTAAGGATGTTATGATTGAATGAAGGTGAATTATTTGGTTAAGCAACATACATGGAAGTATCCTATGAATACCGTGTGAAAAGACATTATTGTGAATcctgtcatattttttttcagattGTATCACTAgctcttttttctcttcttttcttccacatcttgttttttatttgttttttgttttttctaggAAAATGTCCCTCTATAGCTCAATTCTCTATCAAGATTGGGAATGTTTCATTGCCTTAATCATCACTGCAATTTGTTTTATTAACATTTACCACTGAAAGCTCTTTCACGATTAGAGTATTTGGTTATTATGAATTTGTGTGCTGCTTATTATTTAGTTTGTGTTCTATGTTGGGAACATATAAGCCAAATTGCTCCGATTAAAAAGAAGTCTAGCCAAATGGACCGCCTCACTGTAGATGAGAGGTCTATGCTCTAACTTCTTTGTGGTTTCTGTGCCCTTCGTGGCTCAAATGCTTGAAGGCCTTCTAGTTAAACACACACTAGAGATTGAAGTTCTCTTATCTTGAGTGGCAGGCTGGTTCTTTCGTATGCTTGTACCATTTTTTTATATCTCTCTGATTGGATGAACTCTGACATTTTAAAAACATTACTAGGTCGAGGTTGGAAGGCTTCTGAATTGCGTCTGAAGTCCTGGGATGATCTTCAGAAGTTATGGTATGTTCTTCTGAAGGAGAAGAACATGTTGATGACTCAACGTCAGATGCTCAATGCTCAGAACCTGCGTTTTCCTAATCCAGAGCGTATTTCCAAGGTAAAGTTAGTTTCTTTTGAAGCTCCTAATCAAGCAATTAGTTACCTCTATTTTGACATGTTTCAATTAGATTCTCCTCCTGGATCTGAAGTAGAACTCCAAACTAACCTAAAAATATTAGTGTCATCTTAAAATGGATTTTCTTGTTAAGATTATACTCGAATTGCCACATAGTAGTAGAATGTGTTCTTTTTAATTGGTTAAGTTGTTTTCCTCCCATCTCCCAAAATGAGTAACCAAGAGAAAAGCAAGACTTACAAACAACCTATTAAAACTACAATTTGATCTCTATCCTCTATATAAAGCTGTTTACATCGAAAAACTGAAGAAAGTAGACTGTGTTATGCAGCATAGATTGAAggttttttcttgatttctagAACATAAGATGTGCCCAGTGCCCGCAGTTGTTTGTGTTATGCACTTTTGGGGGCAATTCTAGATGGCACTTTTCTTTGATCCACTATCCTCGGTAAACATATTTAGTCCTCTAGCTACAGAATGTATCCAGCGCAAGACTTACAAACAACCCATTAAACCTACAATTCGATCTATATCCTCTATATAAAGCTGTTTACAccgaaaaactaaaaaaagtaGGCTGTGTTATGCAGCATAGATTGAAGGTGTTTTCTTGATTTCCAGACAGAAGATGTGCCCAGTGCCCACAGTTATTTGTCTTAtgcaattttgaaagaaattctagGTGATACTTTTCTTTGATCCACAATGCTCGGTAAACATATGTAGATACAGAAAGTATCCAGTGTAAACATATCAGAAATCACTTTTCAGAAAAGCCTAAGTTTTTGGTGACAATCTGTTCAGTAAATTTCTTGGTGGTTTGAATCTTGAGAAATGGGAGGAATACATTTTATCCTACATGATGTACTATGGAACAG encodes the following:
- the LOC101252970 gene encoding uncharacterized protein; the protein is MLAARLFGRTFLAAAKSESSAAPAAARTLNPLEQFFEVDRTPEDDKPVVYGRGWKASELRLKSWDDLQKLWYVLLKEKNMLMTQRQMLNAQNLRFPNPERISKVRKSMCRIKHVLTERAIDEADPRRSTEMKRMINAL